In one window of Toxotes jaculatrix isolate fToxJac2 chromosome 10, fToxJac2.pri, whole genome shotgun sequence DNA:
- the neurl1b gene encoding E3 ubiquitin-protein ligase NEURL1B isoform X2 translates to MGNTTPKPLIDTTLQPRPVANRQYYTLPNNGAGVERRTSAPPVSINMESPRFHPHAKGKNIRLDGQLRRATRKNSFCNGITFSHRPVHLYEKVRLRLTGVHTGWSGALRFGFTSLDPSELVATDIPKYACPDLVTRPGYWAKALPERLALKDNVLSFWADRHGRVFYSINDGEPILFHCGLSIGCPLWAIIDIYGITQEVTLLESTFAESVGSSCLSAARLSAYLPQSSHDSANYSNNQLENNQTAAAKMANLQLNNYTQLIPCCSSTSSSSTPSSSASNGFSVPRVVRGLPSPLDNDLHFHPVRGSDVILSADRSAACIHFLDSSRTLVFSDRPLHVGETLYVEVGHLGLPYFGALLFGLTSCDPASLHAGDLPADPEVLLDRKEYWVVHRDFTMPCSGDVLSFSLLPSGEVHHGVNGVGRGRLLCVDSSQVLWAFFTLHGAVNRLRILGTLQSSPPSTSPSSSQSSSPDDSDSDLAFSVNRSSSASESSLVTAPSSPLSPPVSPSLTASELPPAGKNGECTICFDQEVDTVIYTCGHMCLCNDCGVKLKRQINACCPICRRPIKDVIKTYRP, encoded by the exons ATGGGGAATACGACACCTAAACCTTTAATAG ATACGACTCTGCAACCCCGCCCGGTGGCCAACAGGCAGTACTACACCCTGCCTAACAATGGAgctggtgtggagagaagaacgTCCGCTCCTCCGGTCAGCATCAACATGGAGTCACCCCGCTTTCATCCCCATGCCAAAGGCAAGAACATCAGGCTGGATGGTCAGCTTCGCCGAGCCACTCGCAAGAACAGTTTCTGTAACGGGATCACATTCAGCCATCGGCCTGTCCACCTCTATGAGAAG GTGCGTCTTCGCCTAACTGGTGTGCACACCGGCTGGAGTGGGGCTCTACGCTTTGGTTTCACCAGTCTGGACCCCAGCGAACTGGTCGCTACCGACATCCCCAAGTACGCCTGCCCAGACCTGGTGACACGGCCTGGCTACTGGGCCAAAGCCCTGCCTGAAAGACTGGCCTTGAAGGACAACGTATTGTCATTCTGGGCTGATCGCCATGGAAGAGTTTTCTACAGCATCAATGATGGAGAGCCCATCCTCTTCCACTGTGGGCTCAGCATTGGCTGTCCACTCTGGGCCATCATAGATATCTACGGCATCACTCAGGAGGTCACGCTGCTCG AAAGCACGTTTGCTGAGAGTGTGGGGTCCAGCTGCCTGAGTGCGGCCCGTCTGAGTGCCTATCTGCCCCAGAGCAGCCACGACTCAGCCAATTACAGCAACAATCAGCTGGAGAACAACCAGACTGCTGCTGCCAAGATGGCCAACCTCCAGCTCAATAACTACACTCAGCTCATCCCCTGCTGCTCttccacctcttcctcttccacaccTTCCTCATCTGCCTCCAATGGATTCAGCGTCCCGAGGGTGGTCCGGGGCCTTCCTTCCCCGCTGGACAATGACTTGCACTTTCACCCCGTCCGTGGCTCTGATGTAATACTCTCTGCAGACCGCTCAGCCGCCTGCATCCACTTTCTGGACAGCAGTCGGACTCTGGTGTTCAGTGACCGGCCCCTGCATGTGGGTGAGACTTTGTACGTGGAAGTTGGCCACCTGGGCCTTCCCTACTTTGGGGCGCTCTTGTTTGGTTTAACATCCTGTGACCCGGCTAGTCTACACGCTGGGGACCTCCCGGCTGACCCTGAGGTTCTCCTGGACCGTAAAGAGTATTGGGTGGTGCACCGGGACTTTACCATGCCTTGCTCTGGAGACGTGCTCAGCTTCAGTCTGCTGCCCAGCGGAGAGGTGCACCACGGGGTGAACGGAGTGGGACGTGGCCGGCTGCTCTGTGTGGATTCCTCTCAGGTCCTGTGGGCCTTTTTCACCCTGCATGGGGCTGTCAACAGACTCAGGATACTAG GAACTCTGCAGTCCAGTCCTCCCTCCACATCCCCCAGCTCTTCCCAGAGCAGCAGTCCAGATGACAGTGACTCAGATCTGGCGTTCAGTGTCAACAgatcctcctctgcctctgaatCCTCTCTTG TGACTGCTCCCAGTTCCCCCCTCAGTCCTCCCGTCTCTCCCAGTCTCACTGCCTCAGaactgccccctgctggaaaAAATGGAGAATGCACCATTTGCTTCGACCAAGAGGTGGACACGGTCATCTACACCTGCGGGCACATGTGTCTGTGCAACGACTGTGGGGTGAAGCTGAAGAGACAGATCAATGCGTGCTGTCCGATATGCAGGAGGCCTATCAAAGACGTGATCAAAACATATCGGCCGTGA
- the neurl1b gene encoding E3 ubiquitin-protein ligase NEURL1B isoform X1: MMMISLKLARTTIINHNTTLQPRPVANRQYYTLPNNGAGVERRTSAPPVSINMESPRFHPHAKGKNIRLDGQLRRATRKNSFCNGITFSHRPVHLYEKVRLRLTGVHTGWSGALRFGFTSLDPSELVATDIPKYACPDLVTRPGYWAKALPERLALKDNVLSFWADRHGRVFYSINDGEPILFHCGLSIGCPLWAIIDIYGITQEVTLLESTFAESVGSSCLSAARLSAYLPQSSHDSANYSNNQLENNQTAAAKMANLQLNNYTQLIPCCSSTSSSSTPSSSASNGFSVPRVVRGLPSPLDNDLHFHPVRGSDVILSADRSAACIHFLDSSRTLVFSDRPLHVGETLYVEVGHLGLPYFGALLFGLTSCDPASLHAGDLPADPEVLLDRKEYWVVHRDFTMPCSGDVLSFSLLPSGEVHHGVNGVGRGRLLCVDSSQVLWAFFTLHGAVNRLRILGTLQSSPPSTSPSSSQSSSPDDSDSDLAFSVNRSSSASESSLVTAPSSPLSPPVSPSLTASELPPAGKNGECTICFDQEVDTVIYTCGHMCLCNDCGVKLKRQINACCPICRRPIKDVIKTYRP, encoded by the exons aTGATGATGATCAGCTTAAAGCTCGCAAGGACCACCATCATCAACCACA ATACGACTCTGCAACCCCGCCCGGTGGCCAACAGGCAGTACTACACCCTGCCTAACAATGGAgctggtgtggagagaagaacgTCCGCTCCTCCGGTCAGCATCAACATGGAGTCACCCCGCTTTCATCCCCATGCCAAAGGCAAGAACATCAGGCTGGATGGTCAGCTTCGCCGAGCCACTCGCAAGAACAGTTTCTGTAACGGGATCACATTCAGCCATCGGCCTGTCCACCTCTATGAGAAG GTGCGTCTTCGCCTAACTGGTGTGCACACCGGCTGGAGTGGGGCTCTACGCTTTGGTTTCACCAGTCTGGACCCCAGCGAACTGGTCGCTACCGACATCCCCAAGTACGCCTGCCCAGACCTGGTGACACGGCCTGGCTACTGGGCCAAAGCCCTGCCTGAAAGACTGGCCTTGAAGGACAACGTATTGTCATTCTGGGCTGATCGCCATGGAAGAGTTTTCTACAGCATCAATGATGGAGAGCCCATCCTCTTCCACTGTGGGCTCAGCATTGGCTGTCCACTCTGGGCCATCATAGATATCTACGGCATCACTCAGGAGGTCACGCTGCTCG AAAGCACGTTTGCTGAGAGTGTGGGGTCCAGCTGCCTGAGTGCGGCCCGTCTGAGTGCCTATCTGCCCCAGAGCAGCCACGACTCAGCCAATTACAGCAACAATCAGCTGGAGAACAACCAGACTGCTGCTGCCAAGATGGCCAACCTCCAGCTCAATAACTACACTCAGCTCATCCCCTGCTGCTCttccacctcttcctcttccacaccTTCCTCATCTGCCTCCAATGGATTCAGCGTCCCGAGGGTGGTCCGGGGCCTTCCTTCCCCGCTGGACAATGACTTGCACTTTCACCCCGTCCGTGGCTCTGATGTAATACTCTCTGCAGACCGCTCAGCCGCCTGCATCCACTTTCTGGACAGCAGTCGGACTCTGGTGTTCAGTGACCGGCCCCTGCATGTGGGTGAGACTTTGTACGTGGAAGTTGGCCACCTGGGCCTTCCCTACTTTGGGGCGCTCTTGTTTGGTTTAACATCCTGTGACCCGGCTAGTCTACACGCTGGGGACCTCCCGGCTGACCCTGAGGTTCTCCTGGACCGTAAAGAGTATTGGGTGGTGCACCGGGACTTTACCATGCCTTGCTCTGGAGACGTGCTCAGCTTCAGTCTGCTGCCCAGCGGAGAGGTGCACCACGGGGTGAACGGAGTGGGACGTGGCCGGCTGCTCTGTGTGGATTCCTCTCAGGTCCTGTGGGCCTTTTTCACCCTGCATGGGGCTGTCAACAGACTCAGGATACTAG GAACTCTGCAGTCCAGTCCTCCCTCCACATCCCCCAGCTCTTCCCAGAGCAGCAGTCCAGATGACAGTGACTCAGATCTGGCGTTCAGTGTCAACAgatcctcctctgcctctgaatCCTCTCTTG TGACTGCTCCCAGTTCCCCCCTCAGTCCTCCCGTCTCTCCCAGTCTCACTGCCTCAGaactgccccctgctggaaaAAATGGAGAATGCACCATTTGCTTCGACCAAGAGGTGGACACGGTCATCTACACCTGCGGGCACATGTGTCTGTGCAACGACTGTGGGGTGAAGCTGAAGAGACAGATCAATGCGTGCTGTCCGATATGCAGGAGGCCTATCAAAGACGTGATCAAAACATATCGGCCGTGA